One Streptosporangium sp. NBC_01495 DNA window includes the following coding sequences:
- a CDS encoding AfsR/SARP family transcriptional regulator, with the protein MDFSVLGPVEVRADQQPLPLGGRKQRALLAMLLHHANRSVPDDLLVDALWSEHPPKTAHNNLRLYASKIRRSLGHDRVLRRHGGYLLVVHADELDVHRFQSLAKEGHDAFLHGDHHEAADFLHRALRLWRGPAYADLRFVEDLSGEAARLEELRLATLENRVEADLAVRFQPELVAELTGHVNAHPLRERMRAHLMVALTRAGRVSEALTVYADTRRLLNEELGVEPGARLRDLHRLILAGEWANPEHVASGQEERNEQPRTGQGLTEPREPPAELPMNIADFAGREEHVRELVARLDERSATTVSVITGMGGIGKTALAVHVAHQLAGRFPGGQLYVDLHGAHEEEQAHPGHVLGRFLVALGVPGSSIPESVEARAALYRSRLARANVLIVLDNAASEQQVRPLLPGVSGCAVIVTSRVRLSGLEGVRPVELDVLSTQEAVELLSRLIGHDRVAAQLSAATELVWLCDRIPLAVRVAGARLAARPRQSIAWLVGRLGDERGRLDQLIVGDHAVRASLALSYVGLPENARRAFRLLGLLDVPGFASWVPATLLDCPDQEGQTYLEFLVDAQLATISGIDATGQARYRFHDLVRLYARERAEAEEDPAELLLATSRAFGAWLWLAEQAMEHVHGACYAVLHGPAPRRALPGDIAESLLRDPLAWFNAERTALAGLVEQACALALDDFAWDLAGCLERYFDSHGFFSECRRLNERAMLACRTAGNLLGEAVMLRGLLDVTTWTGVEHEGGAMVALHTNAVRLAEMFTEVGELRGLSDAHVMCAWGLAAQGFVEPAVESAETALRLAEETGHLGGRARAHLALGVTHGQRDVLSAIPHLVSALKVAETLGNPRFEATSLQFLGLAYVETGQSEPAERCLNRSLVMSRVARDPSSETMTLVTLAKLYSGDGDERARPTADAVEELSRRYNLTHHLADALWILGDLDRADGDHARAVERLTESVALWRTRSWTTYLGGALRSLGLAHVAAGDGERAVRCWREAHELFTLIGDRAKADDLAGLLGRHSSITG; encoded by the coding sequence ATGGACTTCTCCGTCCTGGGGCCGGTCGAGGTGAGGGCCGACCAGCAGCCGCTTCCGCTGGGCGGGCGCAAACAGAGGGCCCTGCTCGCGATGCTGCTGCACCACGCCAACAGGTCCGTGCCCGACGACCTGCTCGTGGACGCGCTCTGGAGCGAGCACCCGCCGAAGACGGCCCATAACAACCTGCGCCTGTACGCCTCCAAGATTCGCCGGTCCCTGGGCCACGACCGGGTCCTGCGCAGGCACGGCGGCTACCTGCTGGTCGTGCACGCCGACGAGCTGGACGTCCATCGGTTCCAGTCACTGGCGAAGGAGGGCCACGACGCGTTCCTGCACGGCGACCACCACGAGGCCGCGGACTTCCTGCACCGGGCCCTGCGGCTGTGGCGCGGCCCCGCGTACGCCGATCTGCGGTTCGTCGAGGACCTGTCGGGCGAGGCGGCGCGCCTGGAGGAGTTGCGGCTCGCCACCCTGGAGAACCGCGTCGAGGCCGACCTCGCGGTGAGGTTCCAGCCGGAACTCGTCGCCGAGCTCACCGGCCACGTGAACGCGCACCCGCTCCGCGAGCGCATGCGGGCGCACCTCATGGTGGCGCTCACCCGCGCCGGCCGCGTTTCCGAGGCGCTGACGGTGTACGCCGACACCCGGCGCCTCCTGAACGAGGAACTGGGCGTCGAGCCCGGGGCCCGGCTGCGCGACCTCCACCGGCTGATCCTGGCCGGGGAGTGGGCGAACCCCGAGCACGTCGCGAGCGGGCAGGAGGAGCGGAACGAGCAGCCGAGAACCGGACAGGGCCTGACCGAGCCGCGAGAACCCCCCGCGGAGCTACCGATGAACATCGCCGACTTCGCCGGCCGCGAGGAGCACGTCAGGGAGCTCGTCGCGCGGCTGGACGAGCGCTCCGCGACGACCGTCTCGGTCATCACGGGAATGGGCGGCATCGGCAAGACGGCGCTGGCGGTGCACGTGGCGCACCAGCTGGCCGGGAGGTTTCCCGGAGGGCAGCTCTACGTCGACCTGCACGGCGCGCACGAGGAGGAGCAGGCGCATCCCGGCCACGTGCTCGGGCGGTTCCTGGTCGCGCTGGGCGTACCCGGGTCGAGCATCCCGGAGTCGGTCGAGGCCCGCGCCGCGCTGTACCGCAGCCGCCTGGCCCGCGCGAACGTCCTGATCGTCCTCGACAACGCGGCGTCGGAGCAGCAGGTGAGACCCCTGCTCCCCGGTGTCTCCGGCTGCGCCGTGATCGTCACGAGCCGCGTGAGGCTCTCCGGCCTGGAGGGCGTGCGACCGGTCGAACTGGACGTCCTGAGCACCCAGGAGGCCGTGGAGCTGCTCTCGCGGCTGATCGGGCACGACCGCGTCGCCGCGCAGCTCTCCGCCGCCACCGAGCTCGTCTGGCTGTGTGACCGCATCCCGCTCGCCGTACGCGTCGCGGGCGCGCGGCTGGCCGCCCGTCCCCGGCAGAGCATCGCCTGGCTCGTCGGGCGGCTCGGCGACGAGCGCGGGCGCCTCGACCAGCTGATCGTCGGCGACCACGCGGTCAGGGCGAGCCTGGCCCTGAGCTACGTCGGTCTCCCCGAGAACGCGCGGCGTGCCTTCCGGCTGCTCGGCCTTCTCGACGTCCCCGGCTTCGCGAGCTGGGTCCCCGCCACGCTGCTCGACTGCCCGGACCAGGAGGGACAGACGTACCTGGAGTTCCTGGTGGACGCGCAGCTCGCCACCATCTCCGGGATCGACGCCACCGGGCAGGCCCGCTACCGCTTCCACGACCTCGTCCGGCTGTACGCCCGCGAACGCGCGGAGGCCGAGGAGGACCCCGCCGAACTGCTGCTCGCGACGAGCCGGGCGTTCGGCGCGTGGCTCTGGCTAGCGGAACAGGCGATGGAGCACGTCCACGGCGCCTGCTACGCCGTGCTCCACGGCCCGGCGCCGCGCCGGGCGCTGCCCGGGGACATCGCCGAGTCCCTCCTGCGCGACCCCCTCGCCTGGTTCAACGCCGAACGGACCGCGCTGGCCGGTCTCGTCGAGCAGGCCTGCGCCCTCGCGCTCGACGACTTCGCCTGGGACCTCGCGGGGTGCCTCGAACGCTACTTCGACTCGCACGGGTTCTTCTCCGAGTGCCGGCGCCTCAACGAGCGGGCCATGCTGGCCTGCCGTACGGCGGGAAACCTGCTCGGCGAGGCCGTCATGCTGCGCGGGCTGCTCGACGTGACCACCTGGACCGGCGTCGAGCACGAGGGCGGCGCCATGGTGGCGCTGCACACCAACGCCGTCCGGCTCGCGGAGATGTTCACCGAGGTCGGCGAGCTGCGCGGGCTGTCGGACGCCCACGTGATGTGCGCCTGGGGCCTGGCCGCGCAGGGATTCGTCGAACCGGCCGTGGAGTCGGCGGAGACGGCGCTGCGCCTCGCGGAGGAGACCGGCCACCTCGGCGGCCGGGCGCGCGCCCACCTGGCCCTCGGTGTCACACATGGCCAGCGGGACGTCCTCTCGGCGATCCCGCACCTGGTGAGCGCGCTGAAGGTGGCGGAGACGCTGGGAAACCCGCGCTTCGAGGCGACGTCCCTGCAGTTCCTCGGCCTCGCGTACGTCGAGACCGGCCAGTCCGAGCCGGCCGAGCGGTGTCTCAACCGCTCGCTCGTCATGTCCCGGGTGGCGAGAGACCCGTCGTCCGAGACGATGACCCTGGTCACGCTGGCGAAGCTCTACAGCGGCGACGGCGACGAGCGGGCGAGGCCCACGGCCGACGCCGTGGAGGAGCTCAGCCGCCGCTACAACCTCACCCACCACCTGGCCGACGCCCTCTGGATCCTCGGCGACCTCGACCGCGCCGACGGCGACCACGCCCGAGCGGTCGAACGCCTGACGGAGTCCGTGGCGCTGTGGCGGACCCGCAGCTGGACGACGTATCTGGGAGGCGCGCTCCGCAGCCTCGGCCTCGCCCACGTGGCGGCCGGCGACGGGGAGAGGGCCGTAAGGTGCTGGCGCGAGGCCCACGAGCTCTTCACCCTCATCGGGGACAGGGCGAAGGCGGACGACCTGGCCGGGCTCCTCGGACGTCACTCCTCGATCACCGGCTGA